ATCAACAACCCCGCCACCAAccccgccaccgccgccgctcTCGAGCAGATGCTCCTCGACGTGCTCGGAGTGAACCCCACGCCCGTCGTCGTCGGCCCCATCATCGTGCCCGGCCCCGTCCTCGACGAGGGCGCTACCGTCGACGTCGTCGATGTAGTCGATGTTGCTCCCGTTGTCGTGGACGAAGCCGTCGCTCCCGCCCCCGTCCCCGAAGCCGCCGCCGTCGCTCCCAGCGCTCCCCTGGTGCAGATCATCCTGAACATCAACCAGGCCGCCGCTGAGTCCAGCCCCGTCGCCCCCGTGGTCGTCCCTGAGGCCGCTGACGTCGTCTCACCCGTCGACATCGTCGACATCTTCCCCGTCGTCAACCCTGTCTCTCCCGTGCAGGTCGTCGATGTTACCCCCGTGCAGGTTGTAGACAATGTTCCCGTCTCCCCTGTCCAGGTTGTAGATGTCAGCCCCGTCCAGGTCGTCGACACCGCTCCCGTCGCCGTTGAGCCTGTCAACATCGGCACCCCCGTCATCCCCTCCCCCGCTGTCAACCTCCCCGAGTCACTCAACTAGAAAGTCCTAAAGAAATCTCCAAATATTGATATTAAGttaatatttcagttaaaaatgtaatttaatattaattagtatataaaatgaaaaatgctgtgaaataaatgaatgattgTATGTTAAACTTTGACTTATTTCATCGAATACCCTAGTTGACCGCTTCTGAACACAACGCGACACGAAAATTACGGACTTTATTCAAGTTGCCGTCACATGTGCTTACATGTTTACGAACCTATATTAAGTTTCATTGCTAATGTCACGTGGAACCAAGTCGTCGCTTATCAATGATTATTATGCATCCATATAGAGATGCGTTGTATGCGAAAGGGCCTTAATCTGCACAGTGTTACTGATTGACGAAATACTAAGATTAGTCTTCCAGTAGTTTGGTTTGATTGATagttaaaaaacgtaaaaaattaaatatctttcaCCAAGCTAAATTCCGCAAAAATATCCCTCACAAGGAAGTGAAAGAAAAGAAacttaataaagaaagaaagaatttGTAAAGAAGTAACTTCATTAATTAACATTGCCAACCTACAATCTGTTTCAAAGCTACTACTCTGTACTTTCAGCAATAAAAACTGCCGGCCACTGCCACATTgccaaatgtttttttttttctcttaaacTAATAAACTTACTAGGAAATATAAACtctaaagatattttataattattccgTATTGTTTATTGACCAATAACAacaattaagtttatatttttatacaaaaaacatcGATTGAAAAGTAGTGCATTTTTAAAGTTGACTGAACTTCGTACAAAATTTACTTACGCCGAAATCAAAAACATGCCGCTGGCAGTGCAGATGAAtcaatcataaattaattaccatcctgtattttcatttataaataactattttcacTCTCAATATGCCTAAAGTCTTTTGAAAACGAATTTTTTTAGTACATTGGAGATAATTTACGGATGTTAAAATAAAGAGTGAGAAGCTTTTCTCTCTTTTAAGGATTTATGACGATGTTGTTTGCC
The sequence above is drawn from the Anticarsia gemmatalis isolate Benzon Research Colony breed Stoneville strain chromosome 17, ilAntGemm2 primary, whole genome shotgun sequence genome and encodes:
- the LOC142980101 gene encoding uncharacterized protein LOC142980101; protein product: MKYFVAIALIAAVASAAFTKPAALSGEAAEIQEIIAAINNPATNPATAAALEQMLLDVLGVNPTPVVVGPIIVPGPVLDEGATVDVVDVVDVAPVVVDEAVAPAPVPEAAAVAPSAPLVQIILNINQAAAESSPVAPVVVPEAADVVSPVDIVDIFPVVNPVSPVQVVDVTPVQVVDNVPVSPVQVVDVSPVQVVDTAPVAVEPVNIGTPVIPSPAVNLPESLN